ACCAGCTGCCCTCCCAGGAATCATTGCATGGgttcggttggaagagacttttcAGATCGTCCAGTCCAACCGCtaccccagcactgcccagtccgtcactgccccatgtccccgagaacctcatctgtctgtccaacccctccagggatggtgactccagcactgccctgggcagcttgttccaatgccccacagccctttggggaagaaattgttccccagatccaacctcaacctcccctggcacaacttgaggccgtctcctcttgtcctgtcacttgttactcaggagaagagaccaacaccctctgtGCTACAACCTCCCTTCTGTGTGCTGGATGCAGAGTCTTGTCCCTGATGTCTTATCCAGGTGCTTTAAAAGTTTCCTGGAATGATTTAGGCTAACAGCTCACAAGATAaactttttccttatttatagCAGTCACCCCCCATCCCCAAAACATGAGCTCGTGCCTTTTCAGGTTTCTAatctaaaagaaacaaacccaaatatcATCATTTTATTACTTAATGCATATATTAAATACTGCCCAGTAGCTTAAGTAATTGGACAATGTGTTAATTAATAATGTTTGCAGTTAATCTTCCCTTTACAATACTTAAATACCTAAGGACACCATGTTTAACATTTATTCTGTTGGGGAGACAATATGCTACCTGACTTACTGTCTAAATCATAAATATGAACTTTTACCACATTTCAGTTTCTCTCACAGGAATGTTTATCCTTTTAGCAAGATTAAGTATGTGTTTTAGAAAAACAAGTAGAGGAGTAGATGCACAAAATTTTGCCCGCTGTCTGTGTTCCTCTGACTTTACACTGCTGACAGCGGTCGGGGCTGCTGTAGGCTCACACATCTACaggtattttggaaaatactCAGTTGTCTCctttatttcactgtttttctaatttgttaacaaaatttattttgcaagagGGAGTTAAAACATAAAGGAAACCTTTAAAATAACGTGAAAGAGGCTGAATCTGACATTCCAAATCCAGCCCATGCAAACCCTGCCATATATTATGCCTCCTGACAGCTGAGGGAACCTTTGCCCTGTGAGGACGGGGCAACCACTTGCCTGTAGAGCTTCTGTAATTCCTTTTCAGACCAACCATCAGTTGCCCTTGGAAAGAGTTCTAGAGATTCCTGCACCTTTTCCCTCTCAGGTGctcttgcttttgctgctgaagaCTTGGCGTTCTTAGAAACTTGACAATTTAGGTTTTCATCAGATATTTTTgaattcttttgttttgtttgagatTCCTCTTCATTGGTTTCAGACTCGGTGTCAGATTCAAGCAACCTTAGATGGTTGAATCTGCTTCTTGTCATCATTGTCTTCTCAGGCAGATGGGAGGTACCGGACTCACTAGAAggtgtttttccttccagtaaATCGGAGCCATGGGCGGCCCTGGGCACGCTGTGCCTCAGCGGCATGGTGCCCGAGCCACTGCAGCGTTTGACTGTCCTCTGCTCGCTCCACACCTTGTGTGCATCATCCCGTGAACTGTCACAGTTAGAGGAAGATTGAGGGTTTTGAGtctctttttgaaataaaggtctatttttccttttgatagACAGTGGGATATCTTCACTGGATTCCTCATCTTCACTTGACAATTCTCCTGGTAAATGCTTGTCCTGAAGTTGTTTGGCTGACCTCAAGGAGTACTTGTAAGCCTGCTGATACATAGTCAGGTCTCCATGTCCtgttcctctcttctcctttgtcATTCCAGTTCTGCTATTAGAGTTACGTTTGTTTAGTACTGTAGTACTTAAGGGAGTCAGCTTAGCAGAAAGCTGCGGTTTAGTTTTTGTACTACTGATTGCATCTTCACTTCCATCATCATCTGAAATTAAGTGCCTGTCCTCCCTGCTTCCAGCAGACTTGCTTGGTTGTTTGGAACTTACtcctttttcactgtttttcccTGAAAGAGAGGAGCTCAGAGTCATATCGCACCTGGCGAGGTAAATCCTTACTGTGTTCCCAGGCGAGCAAGGCCCAGCCTGCTGGGGGGGCAGCACGTCCCACGCTCCTGGCGGCCCGTGTGCTCCTGCGGGCAGCACAGCCGAGTGGCACAGCCCGCTAACAGCACACGGGGCTCTGCAGCACGGGGAGATACGCTGGGGAACAGTCGCGTTGGGACACAGCGGTAAATTAAGCACTGTGTCCCTCTGAAACAGCAAAACGGCACTGAAGAGGCAAAGTGGTGATGTGAGGAAACATTTCATCACGTCTGTACCGCCTGTCCCTTCCCCACTAAGAGACATGGAGCGCAGCTTGTGTGCAACCCGTTTCCAAAGAGCCACCTGACAGACAGCCAGGAACTcatggtgtgagctgtggggtgtcctgtgcagggacaggagctggactcagtgatccctgtgggtcccttccaactcaggacattctgtgattctaactCATTTCTGCTGTTAAGGGAGCTCCATAACTGTACCAAACACGACAGAGTAAAACCAGCACCCAGTGAAGCTTCCTGAGACTGCTACCCCTCCGTTCCCATAGCATGTCTTGGAAGGATTAAGTCAAGCTCTTCTGCCCTCATGTACACTCTTGTGTGCTGGGGATTACGTTCTTCAGGCTACAGACACGACAGCATGTCCCGGCAGtcaagaagcagagaaaatccATTTACACAGGACTCTGACAATGAGGACACAGCCCGAGCCCAGCTGTAGCACCCAGTTCCCTCgggtggggagcaggaggccCCTCTGCGCAGATCCCGGCACAGGCTGCCTCCCCACCACCGGAGGAATCAGGATTATCAAGGCTACAGAAGGGAACGTGAAAGTATTGAGCAGAGAGAATAAAATAGCGAACATAAAATGTTGTTGAAATGCTGCGACTGAGGTTGAGCAAACATCAGCATCCCAAAAGATTTGCTTGTGCTACAAAGGGCTTTTCTGCAGGAAACATTACAGTTgctttaaaagagaaacttctggTTTAGATTTACATTGTTTTCAGGGTTCTGTCATTCCccaaatctttttaaaaaatcaaggcTTTAAAACTCTGTTAATACACTTTTTTTGCCTACACAGGCACTTCATGTACTTTAATTCATCCACCTTACAGGCAGAGCCCCAGCTCACTGGCCTGGTGAACACGTCAGGCTCTGAGATCCAAAGTAAAGGAGCAGAGGCTTCCAAAAAATCATAATCCTTTCATTTCAATTTCTGGCAAGAAATCTGCATGTTCCCATTATGTAAATAAAGAAGTGATTTACAAACCTCGTTTATATTTGGAGCTCTAGAACTAGGAAACTAGGCATTGACGCTACTCTGATAAATCTTCGTAGAAGAAGCAACTGACCATTTaaagatttaaataatttctttgcattAACAGGACATCACCATCCAGTCCTGGCACCAAACTCGTAATCCCACCGATTCTTGtcaataactttaaaaaaagaaaaaaacacaatttttttacctttactttggctttttggtttttcttctgttgcctTCGTtacttgcttgcttgctttcttcttagAGTCGGAGCTGGTCTTTCTTTGGGATCTGTCACTACTAAacatcttcaaaacaaaacaatttaatCTAAACTTCTGCAAGATTACATATCAAGCCTACTGACGGCAGCTCTGAAAAAGCCAAATGTTTCCAGGATTAGGAGATTTCAAAGTCACATTGCCCAGTATGTACTGAATCAGCTCTGCTGAACACAGGTGTTTATACAAATGCATGCAACCAAAGCTACTTGGCCACATTCCCTTTAAAGTTAGGTATTctaaaagacaatttaaaaatctcagtgtatttatctttcaaaaatacccatattttttccagaagtaaTTGCCCATTATCTCCATTTTACAGACAACCACGATTATCTGGTGATACAGAGATTAAGActatttgggtttttgttttaaaatgttttaataatgttttcaaGATTTCTTGCCTCTTCAGGTACTTATAAGACCTGGACTCTTTCTGTTAGATACTTTGCCAGGTTTATCCATTGTATTTAGGATACATTTGAGTAACAATATGGAAAATAATCTTACCATGCTCAAATAATCTACTCCACCTTTTTCTATAGTAACATTTAATTGCTGATCCACAAGCTCACGCTGCCCACACCAGAAATTTAATGGTGGTTTAACAAGACGGCCGCTACGAGTGTAAACTCTGTCTGAGTCACCCAATACAAAATTGCATTTTGGTGTGGtatctacaagagaaaaaaaaaaaacaaaccaaaaaagttttGTCCCAAATAGTGTATTGAAAATTCTGATTTGCAGGCTTCACAAGCATAGGAGCAACACTGCATTTAAACCAGCTCATCTGCACCGACTGCatggaaaatataaaacttACTACAATGTTCTGttgtgcttttaaaactgttcaAGCTAGAAAGAAGTCAAAGTTAAACCCTAAAGCTACTAGTGTCCCTAGGAAAGCTAAGATGGCATTATAAGGCAAAGAAACAAAGGTGGATTATTAGGCTATGGCTTTACAACTGTTTCCTCTGGAAACAAAGCCAGCATAATGAATTTTTCCACAATCCATCCTTCTCCAACTCTTATCACTCTCTGGGCCTCAACTGTGGCAAACACATTAAGATGCCATAAAATAAACCTGCTAGggaaaacagctttcaaaaaacccaaacttttttccaaacaaaaggGTTATTAAATACTCACAAGCATTTTCATCATTGTTTGGCAGTACTTCATAGGTGGTGTTTCTGATTTCAGGTTTCTTTGCTCCTCTTGCCAaatcttctgcatttttcaacACATCCGTACCCACCTCTGAGTCAACGTCTTCATTTTCACCCTCACTAATATTCCgtttctgttctttcctaaTGATTTGGAGTTTaaggaaggaaataagaaaCATCTGAAGCAGTTGTCCTTTAACAACACATTAACTCAGGTCAACTCAAAGGCTCCTGAACTCGGCTGCACACCCAGAGCGCAGTGCCCCTGTGCTCACAGACACGGAGCCACCGCAGCGGCGAAGCCCTTTGCTTGTGTTTAAGGTGGCGTAAAAAACACCAGAACGAAATCAAACCCGTATAATGAAGAAAGGTGAAAGGGTTGCCTTCCAAAGCAGTGACAGTATTAGCCTGGCACGTAGTCTTCATGCACACATCTACAATTTTTTATATTCCCCTAGCATAGTgctcttaaaaagcaaaatctcaataaatacttgaaagaaaaacacaatggAACAGAATCTCCAAAGAAATTACCTCCTTCTTTGCTCAAGTAACTCCTCAACGTATTCCTTCCACTTTTTGgaaaacccaaataaaaattttttGGTGAAACGGTAGGGAAATCCTGTTTGAAACAGAAGTAGCGTTAACAGTAGCTGAGCAACATGCTTAATCAGAAAGGGTAGAAATAATATCCAGTAGAATGAGGGGTTTTGTAAGTACCTCAGAAGCTCACTAGATCTTTAAACACTAGAAGGAGATGGGCTTCCCCAGTCTGGGAGAAGAACATACTTGTGAGAGGAGTTGTGCACAGAAGAGCCAACCAAGGGGCCGTTAATTACACGTACAGCCAGAGTATCTGGCAACAATATCATAAACCTGGGGAGTTCTTCAGGTAGTACAGATACAACAGAACGACTCTAGTCTTGTCTCTGAAATGGGGAAACAACCCTAAAAAGCAGTAGTTGTGCTTGTCTTTAATTTCCCTTGTGATTCATATATCAATATTGAATCTGTTCAGGGTATTTCCAGGGTATTTTCCACACTGACCTTACAATAGTTTTGTGTGTTGGGGGATGTTGGGAGCGAGGGAGAGCACAGAAGGATGTTTCGCCGTAGTGCCAAGTCTGGAGATCAGAGGAACTGACCCAGCACAGTCTATTAACTCTTGGGCTTAGGAAACCTCTGTAGTACTTGAGCCACTCTGCTCAGAAGTCTGACTGTCACTTTTCCTTCTCAGACTAGTAAAATACGAATAAGTATTTACCAGAGGaactaataaaaaatatttcaaatcagAGAGCAGCTAAGCCAGGAATTTATTAGAATGCATTCCAGTACtgcagatgagaagaaaaaattagaGCTGCAGACACATCTTTGGGTGCCTCGTGCTGGACCTGGAAGAGCAGAAAGTGCCTATCTGCTCATTTAAAGACTGCGATCGCACACAAGGTGCACCTGTATTAAGGCAAGCACTATTCCATCCATGCCACAGGTGATCTGTACCTTCCTAGACCTTCCTGTGAGCACTAACAAGGCAGCTCATTTACTAGTGAACGTGACAGGACGTATACgaagcaagaaaaatagaataaagCCTTACCTTACTTTAGCTTTGTGTGTAAattaaatttcctttaaaattccACAAGCTTCAAAACAATCTGAAGCAGGAAGTATTGCTAGATTTGGTATAACATACCACTTAGACCCTAAAGATGGATCAGTATACTAAATTCTAAAGCACTGACACAACAACTAATCTGTCTCCAAACAGAAATTCCATGTGCCCTTGCAGGGCTGCTCATTAATTACTGAATAGTAAGACACAGACAGAATGCGAACACCAGAGTCATTTCAGTAGTGTCTAAACAATCCCTATTTGAATGTCTTGGCATTATTTCAAGGCCAGAAGATTGACCAAAATTACATAGGGGcaatcttaattaaaaaaaccccacgtttCTTTAAAAGAATGTACCCATTGGCCAAGTTCATGCTCGGCAAGCCCTCTCTGTGAGTGCGGCTCCCTACAAACACCAGCTACAATTAACGTGAGACAGCCTTGAGAAAACTGATCCTGGAGTCGCTTTCCAGCATGTGCTGAAACCCCACCGAGCCCAATTAGCAGGATAAGACAAAACGTTCGCCTCAGCAGTATGTTCAATCATAAATCTAAAGCCCTCCTCAGTTTGCAATGTTACATTAAGAATCATCTTCTTACCTTCCTTTCTCATCGAAGCTGAATCCATCCTGCCCTGTAGCAAGTAGATATTGCCAGATGAGGTTTTCACCTGGTTGTAATTTATGCGTTCTGTAACTGCATTACTGTGCCAAGACACGTTTTTCATATCTCTAAGAAAAGGCAGATAacatgaagaacagaaataaaacattgttttcataAAAGAAGGAATTTAAAACTAGAATAGCGATACTCCATCTGAGACTGGCAGTGTTACATGTTTTATGAATGATATAGACACTGGCGGGATGCACCAGGTTGTCCTTTCTCAGCTTCCAACAGTTACCAAGTATTGCAAGAATCCGAGTCCCcgagctgcagccccacagccaggaGAGGCCGCAGAGCCTCTCGCTCAGACGCTCAACGTCCACCTCCATGGAAACTTACTTGCGTTTTCCTTCAACACATATTGCAGTGTTACCATCCATCACTTTAATTCTCCAACTGGTTAGGCAGACAGCTTTCtgttaccaaaagaaaaaaaaaaaaaaaaaaagtcatttttcaaTTAGACTAAGCTATGCAACATCACCAAGgcatcagcaaaataaaaattaactcaTTTATAACTTAAGATATTTAGGCACCATTGTCCAGaccagaaaaactgaaatcaaCCATTATACACGTAAATGTTGAAGCGTAATCAATCTGGAGTCTAATGCACAAGTGAAGACAGGAATTTAAATGATAGAAACTTGAGTAATTTAATGGTGACTTTCAGAAGACAAAGTAATTGGCGAAGACCTCTAGCAAATCCAAAAAGCTTCTCACAAAAAGTAACAACACTGTGCCACATCTCTTACACTTCGTCCTCTGTCCTCCGTTACTGttcagaaaaacaagtcacccatgaaaaataaaatgtatttattagcTACGTTATTGCTAAAATTTAGTATTGAAATGGCCATATCTGATATTGCAAAGTACCAACACTCACACAGCTGCAGTACCTTCATTTTGCATTAAATTGCCAGGAAGCCAGTTGCACTTGAGTTGCAGTTTGGAAAACTCTGTATGAAACAgattactttgttttaaaaaaaagcttatcagaaaacaatttttcaacATCTGAAACTATGGCTATTTCTCCTCACAACTTTAGTTAATAAACTCCAGATCTCTTCTGTAATGACATTTGCCTTTTGACCATCGGCCTTGACTGCAGGTCTCACCGAGGATTTAACCTTGGCTGAGGGACGGTACCAGACGTGATGCTCAGACCTGTGCTGTGCAATAACAATTCTTCCAGCATCTTCTACTCAGCTACAAATCTTTAATATTAATGGATATCTGTTCCTTATCTAAATAAAAGCTCAGCATaaaggtaactttttttttaaaaatacaggagaACATATCAAACACGCTTGACAACGGTGAGGGAGAACGAAGCAATTAACTTGCTTAACAAGAAGTAAATAATTAACTTGCTTAACTTGAGGAGGACTGCAATCCCACAGATTTCTCCAGGGAACAAAGGAAACTCAGCCCCTGGGAAGGTGCTTCCACCAGCTTCGTAGGGAGATCCCTGAGCAGCGCGGTGCGCTTCAAAACACACCGCCTGCCTGGAGATCCAGCGAGGAAGCTGTAATACTGGCAACGTGTACTGAACTGAAAGTAAGATCTGTGGAGTGGTCtcttaggaaaagattcttggCCCACTTAATTCAACAGAAGCTTGGATATTCTGCAGGAAAGCCCAGGCTTTATCTCACGATCGGCTGTACAGATGCAGTTAAGTTTAGAACCGTGCCCAGGCTACCGCTAGGGAAGATCTCTCCTTGGCTTCGTGCAGACCAAGAGCTGGACTGGCCGGTGACTTGGTTCATGACCATCACGCCAACATAGAGCAATTAACACATtaaagagatggggaaaaaagaaatccttttgATGAGAAAGCATTTACCCGTACAATCTAATAATATAATAGTTTGTTCTCTTCTGAGTGCTCATTACTTTtgacaagaagaaaagaaagaaattgcaaCTCTGAGCTACACTAGCCCAAAGGAATCCGTCAATGCCCTAAAGTATTAAGGTCTCCCACCTCTTTGTCTGCTTTCCCAGCAGCGTGGTCTGTGCGAGGCTTATCCGCAGGCACCTCACAGCCTCTTTTCGGCTTTTCCTTCCTCGGAATGTGGGCTTTGGAAGCAGAGAGCGTAATGGCACATGAGCACTGAGAGGGCTTTTGAGAATTAGTCTCCAGTGTCTTTTCGACTCCATGAGCAGCTTCCTTATTACTTGGCCGCAACTCTCTTCTGTCTTGATGAGGTTCAGTACGTTTTGCTTCACCGTGTCCCCACCCTTCTTCTAACCGAttcccatttttaaaatggGGGGAGTTTAAAGTCGCAAAATCAGTCACTGTATTTTGAGACATTTCATCATCAGCATCCACTGATTCTATAAGGAAATCATTCTGCTCATCCTTATTAGTGGCCACATACTCTGTAGGATCCTTCCTGAGCTGCTCAGCAACAGCAGATTTGACAAATGGCTTTTCTGTGGCTGTGGAAGGAGGAATGTCCTGCTTGATTGGGTCTGAAGGTGTTGGATCTgcccaataaaaataaaagtagatgGTGATATTTgagaattaataaaaatacagtgatgAAGTTGCTCCATTCTTAATCAGAGGAGGTTGTACTGATTAGCAGTACAACTGTGAGAGCACTACCTATCACAATTGTTAATGTTAACAGCAAGCCACTCTTTGGGTTTGTTCGGATTAGCGTTTCCTCACCACCCGATCGATAATCCTGCTGTTAAGGTCTTATCCCACTTTTCCCCCAAACCAAGCTAGCACACACCATATCTATTAATAGTATATCTTTACCAGTCTTCCGATCTTTTCTTTAATGAACCCTCCTTGCAGAAcaacaacaatttttttcaccaaaacaaACATCACATAAAATTCCCACCTTTCCAGCCTTCAAGATCTGGGCTTCTGGCCTTGCTGCTGCTACGCCAGGAGCTACAAGCATTGAGGTTTGAGTTTTCAGGCAAACTAAGTTCAGTTTCGAAGCTGAACACTGCGGATTTTGGCATGTGTCACTTTCTTCATCTGCATTTGCAAAACTGGATTACAGGACACATGCATATCAAATAAccatatagaaaaaaaaccaagagaatTTCTCACAGAACCAAACCTTTCCTCTTTATGTAttaaaagctaaagaaaaaaaaaaaagagtggcaAATAAGAGGTTTAGGATTTTTCCACCAAGTTTCACATTCAAATGGCAAAGCATTAACACCGAGTCTCTAAAGAGCTCTCAGCCACCTCGGGAGCCTGCGGGCAGGTGGCTTTCGATGGCAGAGACCGTGCGCCCAACGAACAAGGATGGCAAGCGTCAAGGGCAGAAGCCCACAGCCCTAAACCAGAGCTAAACCGAGTCTAATGCCATCTCCGGGTTTGCAAAGGCACATTTGCAGGTTTCTTGCTCCATTTTTCACCGCGCACAGACAACGAAGAAAGAAGAATGATACTCTGCCAAAGCATGCTAGAGATCTGAAACAAGGACAGAGACCCTGAAGTCAAGGAagtttttgaagtgtttttaaGAGCAATACCAAGTAcctttttgttgctgctgcagTTTCCGCTTTACACGCAAGAAGAACTTCTGAGGGGATTCCATTAAAATAGGGTCTGTGGCCAGtacttttttggtttgcttcttAAGAATCTGAGTGCAAAGTAATTCTGGAAAataacaatgcaaaaaaaaaaaattctttgaatttggggaagaaaaacattttcatgtggggagcaggaaaagcaaagcacaagCTGCATGAGATACTAAATTCCATTGTACAacaatatgttttcttttctttcccaagatGGATGTGCAATACGACCTTTCCCTTTTCATCAGGGGGAGCTGTCACCTGAGCCACATGGGAACAACAACCTCAGGTGTGTGTGCACGTCTGGTGTCACCCAACCTGCAGAATCAACAGGCGTTTGGAGGTGCTTGGATCaataccaggggttgccctgacccaggtgcaggaccttgcacttggccttgttgaacctcatggaCCCACTTCTGGAGCTTGTCCAGGCCCCTCTAAATGGATCCCAGCCCTCAGGTGTGTCacctgcaccactcagcttcgTGGCacccacaaacttgctgagggtgcactcgatcccaccGTCTGTGTCATTGATGGAGATATTAACCAGTACTGGTCCTAGTGTGGACCcgagggacaccacttgtcaccggTGTCCATCCAGGCAGGATGGATCT
Above is a window of Caloenas nicobarica isolate bCalNic1 chromosome 5, bCalNic1.hap1, whole genome shotgun sequence DNA encoding:
- the MIS18BP1 gene encoding mis18-binding protein 1 encodes the protein MIATPAGRRGELPCRSVSLSSIAADTLTPLKELLRCPGTPRAGPEPAGRGHSRAGGAAGGPAQAALLAGGGAGRERLDASALRAYLSPGPRRRLKRPAGEPAAHESPAKAFQRLKARAAQREPGGCSTDPILTPGLAQRGPRQPRPGPAQGGQEPRAPAGPLRPEQELLCTQILKKQTKKVLATDPILMESPQKFFLRVKRKLQQQQKDPTPSDPIKQDIPPSTATEKPFVKSAVAEQLRKDPTEYVATNKDEQNDFLIESVDADDEMSQNTVTDFATLNSPHFKNGNRLEEGWGHGEAKRTEPHQDRRELRPSNKEAAHGVEKTLETNSQKPSQCSCAITLSASKAHIPRKEKPKRGCEVPADKPRTDHAAGKADKEKAVCLTSWRIKVMDGNTAICVEGKRKDMKNVSWHSNAVTERINYNQVKTSSGNIYLLQGRMDSASMRKEGFPYRFTKKFLFGFSKKWKEYVEELLEQRRRKEQKRNISEGENEDVDSEVGTDVLKNAEDLARGAKKPEIRNTTYEVLPNNDENAYTTPKCNFVLGDSDRVYTRSGRLVKPPLNFWCGQRELVDQQLNVTIEKGGVDYLSMMFSSDRSQRKTSSDSKKKASKQVTKATEEKPKSQSKGKNSEKGVSSKQPSKSAGSREDRHLISDDDGSEDAISSTKTKPQLSAKLTPLSTTVLNKRNSNSRTGMTKEKRGTGHGDLTMYQQAYKYSLRSAKQLQDKHLPGELSSEDEESSEDIPLSIKRKNRPLFQKETQNPQSSSNCDSSRDDAHKVWSEQRTVKRCSGSGTMPLRHSVPRAAHGSDLLEGKTPSSESGTSHLPEKTMMTRSRFNHLRLLESDTESETNEEESQTKQKNSKISDENLNCQVSKNAKSSAAKARAPEREKVQESLELFPRATDGWSEKELQKLYRAIASFPKHKKGFWVEVAMAVGSRSAEECHQKYMEEQAKGSKTRAKKTTTSEKKEQKSTNILILDKKEPVPITAKVGTFKRKQQMRDFLDHLPKDNHDDIFTATPFQSRRVKLPTFRGSQDDDDVFTLTDIPITPASSVFSLAKTPQCEHISPGMLVPINRNDYDRHVFRMQKNTQGSRGTWDNVKKKAAGGVVGTPASHRTKFTFDQKVKETSVVGKLFEAKAGDSSDEEKDNSYFSD